One part of the Vanessa atalanta chromosome 4, ilVanAtal1.2, whole genome shotgun sequence genome encodes these proteins:
- the LOC125077569 gene encoding uncharacterized protein LOC125077569 isoform X1: MPASSINLYHMQDAKNNFEAMRPAPVCTDTNIFMGQCQNIHVSTNCYYGFHDPKSIKNIRDNADCEMVDVSHVPEIKAIPSPQNNARKRSAEDSTYPQHKRLREEVQIKKRLDPETIENKKLETSSEDLLESLYWNIHGGNFFQLLQCL; encoded by the exons ATGCCTGCTAGCAGTATCAATCTGTACCACATGCAAGAtgccaaaaataattttgaagctATGCGACCTGCCCCTGTTTGCACTGACACCAACATATTTATGGGCCAATGCCAGAATATTCACGTCTCAACGAATTGCTATTATGGTTTTCATGATCCTAAGAGTATTAAAAACATTCGTGACAATGCAGATTGCGAAATGGTAGATGTGTCACATGTTCCTGAGATTAAAGCAATACCGTCGCCGCAAAACAACGCTCGAAAAAGAAGTGCAGAAGACAGCACGTATCCACAACATAAACGCCTTCGAGAAG AAGTACAAATAAAGAAAAGATTAGATCCTGAGACAATTGAGAACAAGAAACTAGAAACTAGTTCAGAAGATTTGTTGGAGAGTCTTTATTGGAATATCCATGGAGGGAACTTTTTTCAGTTGTTACAGTGTCTGTGA
- the LOC125077566 gene encoding zinc transporter 9, translating into MILLHSVASNFYRKFGRQYSQLKYYNSLCIGSYRIVHRESFFAININKKLSRSIYTSTIFNDKSEVKDSKEIADKLNSSDLAKETKNSLKQKSLGDIIVKTETDADNVVTKVTIEKAKPKESQENVNKVVSPPKKKRLLIDFSASYTERNFITPMRAMTEYLLKQSDLEILPKVLRRSPYEAEPPITVYYRKDVEAKAIEIWGSKEALDKELLRRELDRRRYEQDVFTVKRRLRNYRREMGHKRLKHGVEEMGLKTVSGRVVLTAVGINGCNFLFKLCAWLYTGSHSLFSECIHSLADTVNQLILAYGIHKSVQIADPDHPYGYTNMRYVSSLISGVGIFCVGCGLSFYHGVTGIIDPQPLHDFYWAYFVLGGAVVSEGATLMVALNAIKKGAKEANMSLYEYVMRSSDPSVNVVLFEDTAAVAGVIVAGSCMAISQYTGSPLPDAIGCILVGTLLGGVASFIILSNVGALIGRSIPQEQLDEINSVLERDFMIRAIHDVKGIDIGSNLIRYKAEVDFDGRALTRSYLEKHDLNMLLEDMKKIDTIDDVEAFLLKHGENIVDMLGGEIDRIELKLRKKFPQIRHCDLEIL; encoded by the exons atgattttgttaCATTCAGTTGCCTCAaacttttatagaaaatttgGCCGACAATACTCtcagttaaaatattacaattcattATGTATCGGATCCTATCGAATTGTACACCGAGAAagtttttttgcaataaatataaataaaaaattaagtagaaGTATTTATACTTCTaccatttttaatgataaaagtgAAGTGAAGGATTCCAAGGAAATCGCAGATAAATTGAATTCAAGTGATTTAGCGAAAGAGACGAAAAATTCACTTAAACAGAAATCATTGGGTGATATAATAGTTAAGACTGAAACTGATGCAGACAATGTTGTTACTAAAGTAACTATAGAGAAAGCTAAGCCCAAAGAAAGTcaagaaaatgttaataaagtgGTTTCACCTCCAA AAAAGAAAAggcttttgattgatttttctGCTTCATACACTGAGCGAAATTTTATAACACCTATGAGAGCTATGACTGAATACTTACTGAAGCAGTCAGACTTGGAGATATTGCCAAAAGTCTTAAGAAGATCACCATATGAGGCAGAACCACCTATTACAGTTTATTATAGGAAAGATGTTGAAGCTAAAGCTATTGAG ATTTGGGGTTCAAAAGAAGCTCTTGACAAAGAACTTTTACGTAGAGAATTGGATAGAAGAAGATATGAGCAAg ATGTGTTTACTGTCAAAAGGCGACTTAGAAATTATAGGAGAGAAATGGGCCATAAAAGGTTGAAGCATGGAGTGGAAGAAATGGGATTAAAAACAGTCTCAGGAAGAGTTGTGTTAACAGCTGTTGGAAT aaaTGGTTGTAACTTTCTATTTAAGCTTTGTGCATGGTTGTACACAGGATCACATAGCTTATTTTCTGAATGCATACATTCTCTTGCTGATACTGTTAATCAACTTATATTAGCATATGGGATACATAAGTCTGTACAA attGCAGATCCTGACCATCCATATGGCTATACAAATATGAGATATGTATCTTCATTGATATCTGGTGTTGGTATCTTTTGTGTGGGATGTGGCTTGTCATTCTACCATGGGGTCACTGGTATAATAGACCCTCAACCACTGCATGATTTTTACTGG gccTACTTTGTCCTTGGTGGAGCTGTTGTTTCAGAGGGGGCTACATTAATGGTAGCTCTAAATGCCATCAAAAAAGGTGCAAAAGAAGCTAACATGAGCTTGTATGAATATG TCATGCGAAGTTCAGATCCATCAGTAAATGTTGTTTTGTTTGAGGACACTGCGGCAGTGGCCGGTGTTATTGTAGCAGGAAGTTGTATGGCAATATCGCAGTATACAGGAAGTCCGCTGCCAGATGCAATAGGTTGCATTCTGGTAGGCACTCTGCTTGGTGGTGTAGCATCTTTTATCATACTTAGCAATGTTGGTGCTCTAATTGGAAG ATCAATTCCACAAGAACAATTAGATGAGATAAATAGTGTGCTAGAAAGGGATTTCATGATAAGAGCTATACATGACGTAAAGGGTATAGACATAGGGAGTAATCTTATAAGATATAAG GCGGAAGTAGACTTTGATGGTAGAGCTCTAACTAGATCATATTTAGAAAAACATGACTTAAACATGTTATTAGAG
- the LOC125077569 gene encoding uncharacterized protein LOC125077569 isoform X2, whose product MPASSINLYHMQDAKNNFEAMRPAPVCTDTNIFMGQCQNIHVSTNCYYGFHDPKSIKNIRDNADCEMVDVSHVPEIKAIPSPQNNARKRSAEDSTYPQHKRLREEGMVPTPSNYNPCLLRPTHNNPDISRCLMVHMI is encoded by the exons ATGCCTGCTAGCAGTATCAATCTGTACCACATGCAAGAtgccaaaaataattttgaagctATGCGACCTGCCCCTGTTTGCACTGACACCAACATATTTATGGGCCAATGCCAGAATATTCACGTCTCAACGAATTGCTATTATGGTTTTCATGATCCTAAGAGTATTAAAAACATTCGTGACAATGCAGATTGCGAAATGGTAGATGTGTCACATGTTCCTGAGATTAAAGCAATACCGTCGCCGCAAAACAACGCTCGAAAAAGAAGTGCAGAAGACAGCACGTATCCACAACATAAACGCCTTCGAGAAG AGGGTATGGTGCCAACGCCTTCAAACTACAACCCATGTTTACTGCGTCCCACCCACAACAATCCAGATATATCTCGTTGTCTCATGGTCCACATGATATAG